A genome region from Labilibaculum antarcticum includes the following:
- a CDS encoding serine hydrolase domain-containing protein: protein MIKKQIKQILRIVFIIASISSLAFVPWILVKAWILPLPNTVQEQVNEAIGYGFDGMIVYVDQAGKPPEFYAAGWHNRKNKIPANPKALFKIASISKLYVAVATAKLVKDERLSLDKTLADYFPELVGRIENAEKITLRLMLQHRSGIPNFVDHPDYWTKPPKNKHETLEYALDLPADFEPGEDYGYSNTNYMLISDLIDKVLGYSYQQYIKEEILIPLKLNNTFGSLHEVDIDDVMSGYYVGVEDDLKTEYSGLMIATAEDVGIFLRALNDGSVFEKGEQEIYSSIYVYEHTGLLVGYQSIAKYHKDIDTVVIQFNNTTNFDGYDWNLAEIIYSRIVKILRSKKSA, encoded by the coding sequence ATGATAAAAAAACAAATAAAACAAATACTCAGAATAGTATTTATTATTGCTAGCATAAGCTCTTTGGCGTTCGTACCATGGATTTTGGTAAAGGCTTGGATTTTACCACTACCTAATACAGTTCAAGAACAAGTAAATGAAGCAATTGGTTATGGATTTGATGGGATGATAGTTTACGTGGACCAAGCTGGGAAGCCACCCGAGTTTTATGCCGCAGGCTGGCACAATCGAAAAAATAAAATTCCTGCGAACCCGAAAGCCTTATTCAAGATTGCCAGCATTAGCAAGCTATATGTCGCCGTTGCTACGGCAAAATTAGTCAAAGACGAACGTTTGTCTTTGGATAAAACTCTCGCTGATTACTTTCCTGAACTTGTGGGAAGAATCGAAAATGCAGAAAAAATCACCTTGAGGTTAATGCTTCAACATCGGAGTGGCATTCCCAATTTTGTTGACCATCCTGATTATTGGACAAAACCGCCAAAAAACAAACATGAAACACTTGAATACGCACTGGATTTACCCGCTGACTTTGAACCGGGTGAAGATTATGGCTATTCAAATACGAATTATATGTTGATTTCTGACCTCATTGATAAAGTACTGGGCTATAGTTATCAACAATATATCAAGGAGGAGATTTTGATTCCTCTCAAACTCAACAATACCTTCGGTTCGCTTCATGAAGTGGATATAGACGATGTGATGAGCGGATATTATGTTGGAGTTGAAGACGATCTAAAGACTGAATATTCTGGTTTAATGATAGCTACAGCAGAGGATGTGGGCATATTCTTAAGAGCATTAAACGATGGTTCTGTGTTTGAGAAAGGGGAACAGGAAATTTATTCCTCCATTTACGTGTACGAGCATACAGGTCTGCTTGTTGGCTATCAGAGTATTGCCAAATACCACAAAGATATTGATACGGTTGTTATTCAATTTAATAATACAACTAATTTTGATGGATATGACTGGAATTTAGCGGAAATCATATATAGTCGTATTGTGAAAATACTGAGAAGTAAAAAAAGTGCATAA
- a CDS encoding potassium/proton antiporter yields the protein MNLTIENILLVGSILLFISIIVGKTTYKFGVPTLILFLAIGMLAGSDGIGGILFDDPKIAQLIGIVSLNFILFSGGLDTNWNSLKPILKEGIILSTLGVLLTALSLGTFVWFITDFTIYESMLLGSIVSSTDAAAVFSILRSKSLALKTNLRPTLELESGSNDPMAYVLTIAFLSLVINQDQSIVSIISLFFQQMIFGAIAGFAFGMLSKFIINKIKLDFEGLYPVLVIALMFITFSATDFVGGNGFLAIYICAVYLGNQDLIHKKTILKMYDGLAWLMQIVLFLTLGLLVFPSQISPYVGIGLLISLFLIVVARPISVFISLIFFKMKLRRRFYISWVGLRGGVPIVFATYPLLAGIEKANMIFNIVFFISVTSVLIQGTTLSIFAKWLKVVLPGKSKKITEIDQLILDLPKSTLQEFVILPDFFSVNKRIVDLNFPKSAFIIMIKRDKEYIRPGGSTGIKVNDILMVLADSEEDYVKVNECLSKRNKAKKNRLDKE from the coding sequence ATGAATTTAACGATTGAAAACATACTATTAGTTGGTTCTATATTACTTTTCATTAGTATTATTGTAGGTAAGACAACTTATAAATTTGGTGTTCCGACTTTAATCCTCTTCCTGGCAATAGGAATGTTGGCCGGTTCTGATGGCATAGGAGGCATCCTTTTTGACGACCCCAAAATTGCACAACTCATAGGTATTGTTTCACTTAATTTTATTTTGTTTTCAGGGGGGCTCGACACCAATTGGAATTCCTTAAAACCCATTCTCAAAGAGGGAATTATTTTATCAACCTTAGGTGTTTTACTGACAGCTCTTTCACTTGGTACATTTGTTTGGTTTATTACCGATTTTACTATTTATGAAAGTATGCTTTTAGGCTCCATTGTTTCATCAACAGACGCAGCGGCCGTGTTCTCAATTTTACGTTCAAAAAGTCTCGCACTAAAAACAAATCTAAGACCAACATTAGAATTAGAAAGTGGAAGTAACGACCCAATGGCATATGTGCTAACTATTGCCTTTTTATCTTTAGTAATTAACCAAGACCAAAGTATTGTTTCAATTATCTCCTTATTTTTTCAGCAAATGATTTTTGGGGCTATCGCAGGTTTTGCATTTGGAATGCTGAGTAAATTCATCATCAACAAAATCAAGCTTGACTTTGAAGGGCTATATCCTGTTTTGGTTATTGCTCTGATGTTCATCACCTTTTCGGCAACTGATTTTGTCGGTGGTAACGGCTTTCTTGCAATATACATTTGTGCGGTGTACTTAGGAAATCAAGACCTAATACACAAAAAAACAATTTTAAAAATGTATGACGGTTTGGCTTGGTTGATGCAAATTGTCTTGTTCCTTACTTTAGGTCTACTGGTTTTCCCATCCCAAATAAGTCCCTATGTCGGCATTGGACTACTTATTTCATTGTTCTTGATAGTAGTTGCTCGCCCTATAAGCGTTTTTATTAGCTTAATCTTTTTCAAAATGAAACTAAGAAGACGATTTTATATTTCTTGGGTAGGCTTGCGGGGTGGTGTTCCAATTGTATTTGCAACTTATCCACTTTTGGCGGGAATTGAGAAGGCAAATATGATTTTCAATATCGTGTTTTTTATTTCGGTTACATCAGTTCTAATTCAGGGGACAACTTTATCAATCTTTGCAAAATGGTTAAAAGTGGTTCTACCTGGAAAATCAAAAAAGATTACCGAAATAGACCAACTTATTTTAGACCTGCCGAAATCTACTTTGCAGGAATTTGTGATTTTACCAGACTTTTTTTCAGTAAACAAACGAATTGTTGATTTGAATTTTCCAAAATCCGCATTCATTATAATGATAAAACGTGATAAAGAATATATTCGCCCAGGTGGTTCTACAGGTATTAAAGTAAATGACATTCTAATGGTCCTTGCAGATAGTGAGGAAGATTATGTAAAAGTAAATGAGTGCCTTTCCAAGCGAAATAAAGCAAAAAAAAATAGACTAGACAAAGAATAA
- a CDS encoding SDR family NAD(P)-dependent oxidoreductase yields the protein MKNNKLTGKNILITAGAQGIGESITRHFIDSGANVAIHYFSSADTAKQLVEYATSKGQKALAISGDLTKEDDANAMVEKAVEAFGGLDILINNAGSLVARRMLSEMDAEFWHKVMNINLTSMMFVTRAASPYLAKNDNSSIVNLASLAGRKGGHPGSLAYSTSKGAILTLTRALAAELGPQGTRVNAVAPGLILGTSFHNTHTTKESAAATTAGIPIQRAGNADDVARAVVYLASEYDGFITGATLDINGGVYNM from the coding sequence ATGAAGAATAATAAATTAACTGGCAAAAATATTCTAATAACCGCTGGTGCTCAGGGTATTGGTGAATCAATCACCAGACACTTTATTGATAGCGGTGCCAATGTTGCTATCCACTATTTTTCTAGTGCCGATACCGCGAAGCAATTGGTTGAATACGCAACCAGCAAAGGACAAAAAGCGCTTGCTATAAGTGGTGACTTAACAAAGGAAGACGATGCGAATGCAATGGTCGAAAAAGCAGTAGAAGCCTTTGGTGGTCTGGACATACTGATCAATAACGCAGGTTCACTTGTTGCGCGTAGAATGCTGAGTGAAATGGATGCTGAATTCTGGCATAAGGTCATGAATATCAATCTCACATCCATGATGTTTGTGACCCGAGCCGCATCACCTTATCTGGCAAAAAATGACAACAGTAGTATTGTCAACTTGGCATCACTCGCTGGGCGTAAAGGGGGTCACCCAGGCTCACTAGCTTACTCTACCAGCAAAGGAGCTATCCTAACGCTAACACGAGCACTGGCTGCAGAATTAGGGCCTCAAGGCACAAGGGTAAACGCCGTTGCTCCAGGTCTTATCCTTGGAACTTCATTTCACAACACTCATACGACAAAAGAATCAGCGGCTGCAACAACAGCTGGCATTCCAATTCAACGAGCAGGTAACGCAGATGACGTAGCGAGAGCAGTTGTCTATTTGGCGTCGGAATACGATGGTTTTATTACCGGTGCTACACTCGACATCAATGGCGGCGTCTACAATATGTAA
- a CDS encoding polysaccharide lyase family 7 protein: protein MNKKIITSLSTSLILSVFLILSSCSNTAKKSNQKEAQKTVYASDVIPFFDHWKLILGDGSNVGKPINFEHKDFFYTANDGKSNWVVYKAPNAGSTHGSSNNTRTELAQTKKWYPETANDKLTATLKVMNVSTTGDARVAASYAVVIGQIHSADGFENEPLKIFYKKFPSHTKGSIFWDYEINTAGDDNAGRWDYSTAVWGYDLSVVGTSENTYPEEPKDGIALGEELTYEIVVKEGIMSLKFTSEGHETKTFTKNLIASEYTTIANMPEQTQKLFVPIGQDGVERENAYTGEGCFFKLGCYNQTNGKSPEVNKNWCSGAETHGGDIQKQYEDGNYAEVWFKTGSIFVSDAAVSNEGYFTENDFYKK from the coding sequence ATGAATAAAAAAATTATCACATCATTATCAACTTCCTTAATCCTTAGTGTTTTTCTAATACTAAGTAGCTGTTCCAATACCGCTAAAAAGTCGAATCAAAAAGAAGCTCAAAAAACCGTTTACGCAAGTGACGTTATTCCATTTTTTGATCATTGGAAATTGATTTTAGGTGATGGTTCAAATGTTGGTAAACCAATTAATTTTGAGCATAAAGATTTCTTTTATACCGCAAACGATGGCAAAAGTAATTGGGTCGTTTATAAAGCACCCAATGCTGGTAGTACACATGGATCCTCTAACAATACAAGAACAGAATTGGCTCAAACGAAAAAGTGGTATCCCGAAACTGCTAATGATAAATTGACTGCTACACTTAAAGTGATGAATGTATCAACTACGGGCGATGCTCGGGTAGCGGCTTCGTATGCTGTAGTAATAGGTCAGATTCATAGTGCTGATGGGTTTGAGAATGAACCTCTTAAAATATTTTACAAGAAATTTCCTAGTCATACCAAAGGTTCTATTTTTTGGGATTATGAAATCAACACTGCAGGAGATGACAATGCTGGTAGATGGGATTATTCAACAGCTGTTTGGGGTTATGACTTATCTGTTGTTGGTACTAGTGAAAATACTTACCCAGAAGAACCTAAGGATGGTATTGCATTAGGTGAAGAATTGACTTATGAAATCGTGGTTAAGGAGGGTATTATGAGCTTGAAATTTACTAGCGAAGGACATGAAACCAAAACCTTTACAAAAAACTTAATTGCATCTGAATATACTACAATTGCTAATATGCCTGAGCAAACACAAAAATTATTTGTGCCAATTGGTCAAGATGGAGTAGAACGTGAAAATGCGTATACTGGTGAGGGTTGTTTCTTTAAGCTTGGTTGTTACAATCAAACCAATGGGAAATCTCCAGAAGTAAATAAGAACTGGTGTTCTGGTGCTGAAACGCATGGCGGTGATATTCAAAAACAATATGAAGATGGAAACTATGCTGAGGTTTGGTTTAAAACAGGAAGTATTTTTGTAAGTGATGCTGCTGTATCTAATGAAGGCTATTTTACTGAAAATGATTTCTACAAGAAATAA
- a CDS encoding tetratricopeptide repeat protein, which yields MSKEKKEAIKGETYETLKALYYSGKVKPSLNKILAELQNDSENIELSLFACQCLVRTKNFEDLSTYADVSIELDPNIAAGHYYKGVAVQHTKGKEQDALKNFNEALTLDPDNTIYLKSKATTHLLLFTDYHLPLSFAEKHRDKAEESLLKIIDLIEQKENPDYKDFLTIADVSTMLSRNLAAKKYFIKAVNTFNASDKSVQDLNIYKDIIKSQKACVKLMDKNIDD from the coding sequence ATGAGTAAAGAGAAAAAGGAAGCGATAAAAGGAGAAACTTATGAAACACTTAAAGCTTTATATTATTCTGGAAAAGTGAAGCCGTCATTAAATAAAATTCTTGCTGAATTACAAAATGATTCTGAAAACATAGAGCTCTCTCTTTTTGCTTGTCAGTGCTTGGTAAGAACTAAGAATTTTGAAGACTTGTCTACATATGCTGATGTTTCTATTGAATTGGATCCCAATATTGCAGCAGGACATTATTACAAGGGAGTTGCTGTTCAGCATACAAAAGGAAAAGAGCAAGATGCTCTAAAAAACTTTAATGAAGCATTAACTTTAGACCCAGACAACACAATTTACCTTAAAAGTAAGGCTACCACCCATCTTTTGCTTTTTACAGATTATCATTTGCCTTTAAGTTTTGCTGAAAAACATAGGGATAAAGCTGAAGAGAGTTTATTAAAAATTATTGATCTGATAGAGCAAAAGGAAAATCCTGATTATAAAGATTTTTTGACTATTGCCGATGTAAGTACTATGCTTAGCCGAAACCTAGCTGCCAAGAAGTATTTCATTAAAGCGGTAAATACTTTTAATGCTTCTGATAAATCAGTACAAGATTTAAATATATATAAAGACATTATTAAGTCTCAAAAAGCTTGTGTAAAGTTGATGGATAAAAACATTGATGATTAA
- a CDS encoding FadR/GntR family transcriptional regulator, with amino-acid sequence MPKELFDNLKEIVIEKPSDKIADQINELISSGQLKTGDKLPSERFLSEKLNVGRIYVRDAIRKLEFYGIVKTVPQSGTIVAGNQDSAFVGMLTNALNLINPDYKSLMQVRNVLEIEAAGSAAERAQPEDIKMMEEAVDLLAKKVAEGEAGLEEDLMFHVRIAEATKNDVLKYLISYLTAHMQDFSKKYDICRNSRNLKALKEHRVIMEHIKNGDIEQSRESMRDHLSSLFDFTPKLK; translated from the coding sequence ATGCCGAAAGAATTATTTGATAATCTAAAAGAAATAGTAATTGAAAAACCTTCTGATAAAATTGCCGACCAAATAAATGAACTCATTTCTTCGGGGCAATTAAAAACAGGGGATAAATTGCCTTCCGAAAGATTTCTTAGTGAAAAACTCAATGTTGGAAGAATTTATGTTCGAGATGCAATTCGAAAACTAGAGTTTTATGGTATTGTAAAAACAGTTCCACAAAGCGGAACCATAGTTGCTGGCAATCAAGACTCTGCCTTTGTTGGAATGCTTACCAATGCTCTAAATTTGATAAATCCCGATTATAAGTCACTAATGCAAGTGCGAAATGTACTTGAAATAGAAGCGGCAGGAAGTGCAGCAGAAAGAGCTCAGCCCGAAGATATTAAGATGATGGAAGAGGCCGTAGATTTATTAGCTAAAAAGGTAGCGGAAGGGGAAGCTGGTTTGGAGGAAGATCTGATGTTCCATGTTCGGATTGCAGAAGCGACTAAGAATGATGTTTTGAAATATCTAATATCATATTTGACAGCACACATGCAAGATTTTTCGAAGAAGTATGATATCTGCCGTAATTCCCGGAATTTAAAGGCACTTAAGGAGCACAGAGTGATTATGGAACACATTAAAAATGGTGATATTGAACAATCCAGAGAATCGATGAGAGACCACCTGTCCAGTCTATTTGATTTTACTCCTAAGCTTAAATAG
- a CDS encoding RbsD/FucU domain-containing protein: MLKTPVIHPTIMEALARSGHFAQVVIADGNLPVGAMTGPNSTTVHLNFRPGLLDALTVLEGILEVCPVQGAIVMEKPAEASAEIHDAYKKLLGDVTWDAMERWAFYDKIREPATTLIIQTGEQRRFANLILIVGVVKMAEESGF; this comes from the coding sequence ATGCTAAAGACTCCGGTAATACACCCAACAATCATGGAAGCGCTTGCGCGTTCAGGCCATTTTGCACAAGTTGTCATTGCTGATGGTAATTTACCCGTTGGTGCCATGACAGGCCCTAACTCGACCACCGTACACCTCAATTTTCGTCCGGGACTATTAGATGCTCTCACAGTGCTTGAAGGCATACTGGAAGTTTGCCCTGTTCAAGGTGCAATTGTCATGGAAAAGCCTGCTGAAGCCAGCGCAGAAATACACGATGCTTATAAAAAATTACTAGGGGACGTAACATGGGACGCGATGGAGCGCTGGGCTTTTTACGACAAAATTAGAGAACCTGCCACCACATTAATAATTCAAACAGGTGAGCAACGTCGTTTTGCAAATTTGATTCTCATTGTTGGCGTAGTAAAAATGGCAGAGGAAAGCGGATTCTAG
- a CDS encoding Nramp family divalent metal transporter, producing the protein MPEAQKKKSLLKRIIAIILGFGPGIFAIGYTIGTGSVTSMIVAGSTYGMQLLWVLLLSCVFSGVLMFAYGNYALISGETALYGFKKHIKGGKVLAILIIVGITFGQWNSLMGILGISANMLYEILLMNFEGLRPYKYESVLAIAIIVIGIFYGLMMVGKYSFFEKILVIFVTFMGLSFILSLFFVYPLPADVVRGLIPSVPEVPGGKMMVAAFVGTTMAAATFLSRPLFVKGKGWTIDNLKQQKNDSITAAVLVFIISASVMAVACGALFYQGKPVTQVLDMANTLEPIAGNLAVTIFFFGTLSAGLSSIFPCLLIAPLLVADYQSGELDTSSRQFKIITFIACLVALIVPVFGANPIQMQILSQVFNVFVLPIVVLGIILMINNKKVMKNYKTSIGVNIGLYSALFFSCVISYTGILAIIETL; encoded by the coding sequence ATGCCAGAAGCTCAAAAGAAGAAATCATTATTAAAAAGAATAATTGCGATAATTTTAGGTTTTGGGCCTGGGATATTTGCAATTGGATATACCATTGGAACAGGAAGTGTTACTTCTATGATTGTTGCTGGTAGTACGTATGGCATGCAATTATTATGGGTGCTTTTATTAAGTTGTGTTTTTTCAGGAGTACTCATGTTTGCCTATGGGAATTATGCCTTAATTTCAGGTGAAACAGCTCTGTATGGTTTTAAAAAGCATATAAAAGGAGGTAAGGTTTTAGCGATTTTAATAATTGTTGGTATAACATTCGGACAATGGAATTCGCTTATGGGAATTTTAGGGATTTCTGCCAATATGTTGTATGAAATTTTATTAATGAATTTTGAAGGATTAAGACCTTATAAATATGAGTCTGTACTAGCAATTGCTATAATCGTAATTGGTATTTTTTATGGCTTAATGATGGTTGGGAAATATTCGTTCTTCGAGAAAATCTTAGTCATTTTCGTGACTTTTATGGGATTATCGTTTATTCTATCTCTATTTTTTGTGTATCCACTTCCTGCTGATGTTGTTAGAGGGCTTATTCCTTCAGTACCCGAAGTTCCAGGTGGTAAAATGATGGTTGCTGCATTTGTTGGAACAACAATGGCTGCGGCTACATTTTTATCTAGACCTCTTTTTGTAAAAGGAAAAGGATGGACTATCGATAACTTAAAACAACAAAAAAATGATTCTATAACAGCAGCAGTTTTGGTTTTCATTATAAGTGCTTCGGTAATGGCTGTTGCTTGTGGGGCTCTATTTTATCAAGGAAAACCTGTAACTCAAGTATTGGATATGGCAAATACCTTGGAGCCAATTGCGGGAAATTTAGCAGTAACAATTTTCTTCTTTGGAACTTTAAGTGCAGGTCTTTCATCTATCTTTCCTTGTTTACTAATTGCTCCGTTATTAGTTGCTGATTATCAATCTGGAGAGTTGGATACAAGTTCTCGACAGTTTAAGATTATAACTTTTATAGCCTGTTTAGTTGCATTAATTGTACCTGTTTTTGGAGCTAATCCAATACAAATGCAAATTTTATCTCAAGTTTTTAATGTATTCGTTTTGCCAATTGTTGTTCTTGGAATCATTTTAATGATCAATAATAAAAAGGTAATGAAAAACTACAAAACAAGTATTGGGGTAAACATTGGCTTGTATTCTGCATTGTTCTTTTCATGTGTTATTTCATACACGGGTATTTTGGCGATAATAGAGACATTATAA
- the gndA gene encoding NADP-dependent phosphogluconate dehydrogenase: MNLNKVIFIMGVSGCGKSTIGKLLSEELRIPFFDGDDFHPPSNIKKMSNGIPLNDEDRYDWLVTLNELAKNQLQNNSCVIVCSALKESYREILSRDIKNQVKWVHLAGSFEQILERLNNRKNHFMSSDLLQSQFTTLEQPKDALVVNIGLKPQEIVEEITKKIKMKSEFGLFGLGVMGKSLSRNLAQKGFDISLFNREAKGTEENVAIDFKNAHQELESAQAFSDIEAFVNSLQAPRKIMLMVNAGKITDMVIEDLIPFLSDGDVLIDGGNSNYLNTKERYDYLKAKNIHFIGVGVSGGEEGALKGPSIMPGGNKETYNLVKPYLESIAAKDVNDLPCCTYIGEEGSGHFVKMVHNGIEYVEMQLLAEVYTILKHLGNNPDEIADILESWKSTADSYLLGITVDVLRRKEGNDWLVNKIVDKAGNKGTGNWTTIATAQLGTPSTLIASALFARYTSFYKEERLQASQNFTINPSAINLNIEEVLKAYQFARIVNHYQGLKLISEAGKAYEWQLNLSEIARIWTNGCIIKSDLIMELKSVLKENDNILTNKTIINQVKSLKPSINKVVSECILNELAIPCLSESVSFFNGYTTANSSANLIQAQRDYFGAHTYQRTDDASGKFHHTNW; encoded by the coding sequence ATGAATTTGAACAAAGTAATCTTTATAATGGGTGTTTCAGGTTGCGGAAAAAGCACCATAGGTAAATTGTTATCTGAAGAACTTAGGATTCCTTTTTTTGACGGTGACGATTTTCATCCTCCATCAAATATCAAAAAGATGAGTAATGGAATACCATTAAATGACGAAGACAGATACGATTGGCTGGTTACACTTAATGAGCTGGCAAAAAATCAATTACAAAATAATAGTTGTGTCATTGTATGTTCAGCTTTAAAAGAAAGCTACAGAGAGATTTTAAGTAGAGATATTAAGAATCAGGTAAAATGGGTTCATTTAGCAGGAAGTTTCGAACAAATTTTAGAGCGACTAAACAATAGAAAAAATCATTTTATGTCCTCCGATTTATTGCAATCGCAGTTTACCACTTTAGAGCAACCAAAGGATGCTTTGGTTGTAAATATTGGTTTAAAACCACAAGAAATTGTTGAAGAAATCACAAAGAAAATAAAGATGAAATCAGAATTTGGCTTATTTGGTTTAGGTGTTATGGGTAAGAGTTTAAGTAGAAACTTAGCTCAAAAAGGATTTGATATTTCACTTTTTAATCGTGAAGCAAAAGGAACAGAAGAAAATGTAGCAATCGACTTTAAGAATGCTCATCAAGAGCTTGAGTCCGCACAAGCATTTTCAGATATCGAAGCCTTTGTAAACTCATTGCAAGCGCCAAGAAAAATTATGTTGATGGTTAATGCCGGTAAGATTACGGATATGGTTATAGAGGATTTGATTCCCTTTTTATCCGATGGAGATGTCTTGATTGATGGTGGTAATTCAAATTATTTAAATACAAAAGAACGCTACGATTATTTAAAAGCTAAGAATATTCATTTTATTGGTGTTGGTGTTTCAGGAGGAGAAGAAGGCGCGCTTAAAGGACCTTCAATTATGCCAGGGGGTAACAAAGAAACCTATAATCTGGTGAAACCTTATTTGGAAAGTATTGCCGCTAAAGATGTTAATGATTTACCCTGCTGTACTTATATTGGTGAAGAGGGCAGCGGGCATTTTGTGAAAATGGTTCATAATGGTATTGAATATGTAGAGATGCAATTGTTAGCTGAAGTGTACACCATTCTAAAACATTTGGGGAATAATCCAGATGAAATTGCTGATATTTTAGAATCTTGGAAATCGACGGCGGATAGTTACCTATTAGGAATTACTGTAGATGTGCTTAGGAGAAAAGAAGGCAACGATTGGTTGGTGAATAAAATAGTGGATAAAGCAGGCAATAAAGGAACTGGGAATTGGACTACAATTGCAACGGCACAATTAGGTACTCCAAGTACTCTAATTGCTTCGGCGTTATTTGCGCGATATACCTCTTTCTATAAAGAAGAAAGACTTCAAGCAAGCCAAAATTTCACGATTAATCCATCAGCGATAAATCTAAATATCGAAGAGGTTCTAAAAGCTTATCAGTTTGCTAGAATTGTAAATCATTACCAAGGGCTTAAATTAATTTCTGAAGCTGGGAAAGCTTATGAATGGCAGCTAAACTTAAGCGAAATAGCTCGGATCTGGACGAATGGTTGCATCATTAAATCTGATTTAATAATGGAATTAAAATCAGTCTTAAAAGAAAATGATAATATTTTAACAAATAAAACAATTATCAATCAAGTCAAATCATTGAAACCATCAATAAACAAAGTGGTGTCTGAATGTATTTTAAATGAGCTGGCGATTCCTTGTTTAAGTGAGTCGGTTAGCTTTTTTAATGGGTATACAACAGCAAATTCATCAGCAAATTTAATACAAGCACAACGCGATTATTTTGGAGCACATACCTATCAACGAACCGATGATGCTTCAGGGAAGTTTCATCACACAAATTGGTAG
- the cydB gene encoding cytochrome d ubiquinol oxidase subunit II: MELFWYTMIAIVLAVFFILDGYDFGTGIIHLFFAKKEKDKEVIAKAAGLFWDSNEVWLVAAGGLLFMAFPTFYASVFSGFYLPLIIVLWFIIFRAIGLELRSQFNFQMWKDIWDKSFGVSSLLLTLFFGIALGNVVRGVNLGGVENGVSAYEAHYFFLPLWNSSFSPEGTHPGVIDWFTIVIGIIAVVTLSIHGANWIILKTESSINEKLKSVVFKLNIALLLLTIFSVSIWHIIKPQPFSNFIESPLLFIFPMIYLSGLFGTFLVKKFKKDVYAFACSSLIIVGGITSSLASMFPVILPSTNSVNESLTIYNTAASEYGLSVALGWGIVGFALLLVYFIVQKRLMGGKVDKMDYGH; encoded by the coding sequence ATGGAATTATTTTGGTACACAATGATAGCTATTGTTTTAGCTGTATTCTTCATATTGGACGGTTACGATTTCGGGACAGGAATTATTCATTTGTTTTTTGCTAAAAAGGAAAAAGACAAAGAGGTAATTGCAAAGGCCGCAGGGCTTTTCTGGGACTCGAATGAAGTATGGCTGGTAGCCGCAGGTGGATTGCTGTTTATGGCTTTCCCAACCTTTTATGCCTCTGTTTTTAGTGGTTTTTATCTCCCTTTAATCATTGTTTTGTGGTTTATTATTTTCAGAGCAATAGGATTGGAGTTACGAAGCCAATTTAACTTTCAGATGTGGAAAGATATTTGGGATAAATCCTTTGGTGTTTCGAGCCTACTGCTAACACTGTTTTTTGGTATTGCACTGGGCAATGTTGTTAGAGGTGTAAACTTGGGCGGTGTTGAAAATGGAGTTTCGGCTTACGAAGCACATTATTTTTTCTTACCCTTATGGAACAGCAGTTTTAGCCCTGAGGGCACTCATCCGGGGGTTATTGATTGGTTCACAATTGTGATAGGAATAATTGCCGTTGTCACCTTATCCATTCATGGTGCCAACTGGATCATCTTAAAAACCGAGTCGTCAATCAATGAAAAATTAAAGTCGGTAGTTTTTAAACTAAATATTGCGCTTTTACTACTTACTATTTTCTCAGTATCCATTTGGCACATCATTAAGCCACAACCATTTTCTAATTTTATAGAAAGTCCACTTCTGTTCATTTTTCCGATGATCTATCTTAGCGGATTGTTTGGCACTTTTTTAGTTAAAAAATTCAAGAAAGATGTTTATGCCTTTGCTTGCTCGTCGCTGATTATTGTTGGCGGAATAACTTCTTCATTGGCATCTATGTTTCCTGTAATTTTGCCTTCAACCAATAGTGTAAACGAGTCTTTAACCATTTACAACACCGCTGCATCGGAATATGGTTTGTCGGTTGCTTTAGGCTGGGGAATTGTTGGTTTTGCACTTCTTCTTGTTTACTTTATTGTTCAGAAAAGATTGATGGGAGGAAAAGTTGATAAGATGGATTACGGACACTAA